In the genome of Aedes aegypti strain LVP_AGWG chromosome 2, AaegL5.0 Primary Assembly, whole genome shotgun sequence, the window tcaccgaactgttcagctggtGAGATTACGGTAAAATTCACCGTAGGAGCTTAGTGTGTAACGCATTTTTTTTCGAGGATTACTCTCAATTACTCAAGGAGTGCCTTCATGATTTTCCAatgatttattcaggaattattTTGAAGTTCTAGCAGAGATATCTCCAGGGTTGTCTTAGCAAGGTCATCAAGAGATTCGTGCTGGAATTTCTCAtgtttccagagattcctttaaaCTTTTACAGATGTTTCTTTAGGAGAacttacagaaatttctccagaaatttctgcaaattctttgatcgcagtacacaattgaaaagaaatgtcaattcaaatggctcactgtagaaaatttcttgaccatttctttccGCAGATTTTTTACTTGAGCTGAACTTTCTGAGCAGTGACGGCATATTTCCAGGACAGGCTCTTGGGATATTTATaaaacaaaagattcatgcACATTAGCACCACCTGCTTGCGGAATTCCGTATCTCAATAATCACCGCATGTTAGCCCTTGATttcctaaacaactttgtcgaagatggtTTTTCTATACTAAATTAGGTTAGACATGAAAAACCAAGTGTGTTGTATATACTTTACGCGACTACTcttgttacaaaaattcgcacgACAGCCGAAAGGttaaataatatttatcatTTCTTTATTCCGTAGCTTCCATCGCCACAAATACCAAATCGAACCctcccgagaaaaaaaaaacatggacgACGAGTTGGTAACCTGCCCGTACAACAAGGAACACCGGATCATCCGGTACCGGTTGCCGTACCACATCATCAAGTGCAAGAAGCAATACGTCGGCAAGCAGCTGGAACCGTGTCCTTTCAACGCGATGCACCTGGTGGACAAAAACGAAATGACCGCTCACATCAAAGACTGCCCGGACTATCTGATCACGGTGGAGAACGACATGATCAAGGAGTACGCTCCGTCCCGAAGTGGGGTTGGGAGTGAACGATTTTCTCGGGCGTCGTCGACCGCCTTACAGAAGCGCAGCCAACAGATGTGATAGGCACCGTCCGTGTCGTTGTATCATGCGGAGAGAACTAGCTTTTATAACAATTCCCTAGAACTGTAAGTTCACATATATGACTCGATTTCGATTGAAATGGTATAAACgtatgaaaaatgttcaaatacaTAAATGACAAAAAGGTCATTAAGCAATTCAGACatcatttcattaattttgatttccgaaaTTTGTATCCCATTgattaaaataatcattcaatccattccttgcttagcgcttgCACGAGTCGGTCGACAGGATCCCGGTCTCATCGTACGGCACTTTTTGCAGAGTTTATTCAGGCCTTTTTCCCCACCgcccgcgtgggtttttggttTAATTCGTGAGTTAAACAAGTTGCAGTTTTGTGCAAAGTGAGTGCTTAGACGATTGCGCtttgcgaaggaagcgaacTAGTGAAACTAGTATCGTTCCACCGCAATAAAATCATCGCCCATCATAAATTATCGGTGATTGATTTTCTCCCGCACCGAGAACAACAACAAGGCAGAAGGCCGACCCGGTCGGTCTGCTACCTACGGCGCGTGGACGTTCTCCTGCTGCAGAACGGATAAGTATCCAttatctattgaattgctttcgcatctccgaacaacagtgttgagttcaaggttgtttttcgcttctctgtctctctcccggtgcaattttgcccgtataggggagttgggtacagaatagcccactgattggttaagttttttttctcgaatttttttttgtgaatttgttttacttatttaggggaggtgtgtacaaaatagtccactgattaataatttttttacacattttttttgtttttattattattattattattatttttttcttcgttTGGTTGCGGTTGAGCTTTTttccgcatggacgaatcggatggaggcgatacgcctcctaaagatctctttgctcgaacgcggttttatcaaccgtcttcggctgggccttgggttgtctatttccggcgcaaaaataagattttgaatgtgctctcgatctcaagagagctgacgcgtaaatatcctgggaccgttattcaccaagtgaagcaatccaagctgcgtgtaactgcacctagttacaaagcagcgaatgagattgctcagcatgaggcttttactgcggagtattttatctacatacctgccagagaggtcgaggtggaagggaaaatcatcgacgcaagtctgacatgcgaagacattaagactggcaattgttttcgcc includes:
- the LOC5568237 gene encoding gametocyte-specific factor 1, with protein sequence MDDELVTCPYNKEHRIIRYRLPYHIIKCKKQYVGKQLEPCPFNAMHLVDKNEMTAHIKDCPDYLITVENDMIKEYAPSRSGVGSERFSRASSTALQKRSQQM